The Streptomyces sp. NBC_01268 genome window below encodes:
- a CDS encoding sensor histidine kinase, with the protein MTSTTQTPETSRSPELRLTMKALGGLRADLLDGANAYRPLPRMDVERGLTRFLPKPIRVHAGLLPHAVVVGLAVIVFAIGFTTGSVGYRGLTGMFYAGVPTATVLLTLVRPVLAFWASLAATPFLAYMGASGMWPWEPNSLAAHLVVLTVVALRTRPRTAGWMWLITAGYAFVTSFLLGIGLTNDSPQLLFFSALILLVVTVRQVRREAAREVTAQQSVTAVERSKRTLLEERTTIARELHDVVAHHMSVVAIQAEAAPYRVENPPPELEQAFVTIRENAVAALTELRRVLGVVRAEDYEAPDAPQPTLADLDHLVGNVREAGLDVELTVTGAVRELPQGVELSAYRIVQEALSNVLRHAPGAGAKVEVSHVLGGLGLRIVNGAARGLVKPSPGAGHGITGMRERVAMLNGEMTAEPTDEGGYAVTAYIPVPREEVVE; encoded by the coding sequence GTGACTTCGACGACCCAGACCCCCGAAACGAGCCGCAGCCCCGAGCTCCGCCTGACGATGAAGGCGCTCGGCGGTCTGCGGGCGGATCTCCTCGACGGTGCCAACGCCTACCGCCCGCTGCCCCGCATGGACGTGGAGCGCGGGCTGACCCGCTTCCTCCCGAAGCCCATACGGGTCCACGCCGGCCTGCTCCCGCACGCCGTGGTCGTCGGCCTCGCCGTGATCGTGTTCGCCATCGGCTTCACCACCGGCAGCGTCGGCTACCGCGGCCTGACCGGCATGTTCTACGCGGGCGTCCCCACCGCGACGGTGCTGCTCACCCTCGTACGGCCGGTGCTCGCGTTCTGGGCCTCGCTCGCCGCGACCCCGTTCCTCGCCTACATGGGCGCCTCGGGCATGTGGCCGTGGGAGCCGAACTCCCTCGCCGCCCACCTCGTCGTCCTCACGGTCGTCGCCCTGCGCACCCGGCCGCGCACGGCCGGCTGGATGTGGCTGATCACCGCCGGATACGCCTTCGTCACCAGCTTCCTGCTCGGCATCGGCCTCACCAACGACTCCCCCCAGCTGCTGTTCTTCTCCGCGTTGATCCTGCTCGTCGTCACCGTCCGCCAGGTCCGCCGGGAGGCCGCCCGCGAGGTCACCGCCCAGCAGTCGGTGACCGCCGTGGAGCGTTCGAAGCGCACGCTCCTGGAGGAGCGCACCACCATCGCCCGCGAGCTCCACGACGTCGTCGCCCACCACATGTCGGTGGTCGCGATCCAGGCCGAGGCCGCCCCGTACCGGGTCGAGAACCCCCCGCCGGAGCTGGAGCAGGCCTTCGTGACCATCCGCGAGAACGCCGTGGCCGCCCTGACCGAGCTGCGCCGGGTCCTCGGCGTGGTCCGCGCGGAGGACTACGAGGCGCCGGACGCCCCGCAGCCCACCCTCGCCGACCTCGACCACCTGGTCGGCAACGTCCGCGAGGCCGGTCTGGACGTGGAGCTGACGGTCACCGGAGCCGTGCGGGAGCTCCCCCAGGGCGTGGAGCTCTCGGCGTACCGGATCGTGCAGGAGGCCCTCTCGAACGTGCTGCGGCACGCTCCGGGCGCCGGCGCGAAGGTCGAGGTCAGCCATGTCCTCGGCGGCCTCGGGCTGCGGATCGTCAACGGAGCCGCGCGGGGTCTGGTGAAGCCCTCGCCGGGGGCCGGCCACGGCATCACCGGCATGCGGGAGCGGGTCGCCATGCTCAACGGCGAGATGACGGCCGAGCCGACCGACGAGGGCGGCTACGCCGTGACCGCGTACATCCCCGTCCCGCGTGAGGAGGTCGTCGAATGA
- a CDS encoding DUF3152 domain-containing protein translates to MGKRAVPQRRRRGRSRRGRGARLLLPVLALIVVSLGAGAALAHYNGEEPADNAAPPTAPPSPRATTAKPVTPPPKPPPKPAPEPSPKKPPKKTVVPRSGPGTFTTAQAAGAPTGTGGALRRYRVQVEDGVDVSAREAAAEIQRILAHPRGWAAHGRGRFQLVSGEADFVIRIATPATADKLCLENGLDTHGELNCETTAGVVVNLRRWMLGSPTFAGAPAEYRHLIINHEVGHEIGIRDHLGCPGPGRPAPVMMQQIKGLNGCRSNAYPYDEDGIYITGPVVS, encoded by the coding sequence TTGGGCAAACGGGCCGTGCCGCAGAGACGCCGCCGCGGGCGGAGCCGAAGGGGCCGGGGAGCGAGGCTGCTCCTCCCGGTGCTCGCGCTGATCGTGGTCTCGCTGGGCGCGGGCGCCGCGCTCGCGCACTACAACGGCGAAGAGCCGGCGGACAACGCCGCCCCGCCCACCGCCCCGCCGAGCCCCCGCGCGACCACGGCGAAACCGGTCACTCCGCCGCCGAAGCCCCCGCCGAAGCCGGCCCCGGAGCCGAGCCCGAAGAAGCCGCCGAAGAAGACCGTCGTGCCCCGCTCGGGCCCCGGCACCTTCACCACCGCGCAGGCCGCCGGCGCGCCCACCGGCACCGGGGGCGCGTTGCGCCGCTACCGCGTGCAGGTCGAGGACGGCGTCGACGTCTCCGCGCGCGAGGCCGCCGCCGAGATCCAGCGGATCCTGGCGCACCCGCGCGGCTGGGCTGCGCACGGCCGTGGCCGCTTCCAACTGGTCTCCGGGGAAGCCGACTTCGTCATCCGGATCGCCACCCCCGCCACCGCCGACAAGCTGTGCCTGGAGAACGGTCTGGACACCCACGGCGAACTGAACTGCGAGACCACTGCGGGCGTCGTGGTCAATCTCCGGCGCTGGATGCTCGGCTCCCCGACCTTCGCGGGCGCCCCCGCCGAGTACCGGCACCTGATCATCAACCACGAGGTCGGGCACGAGATCGGCATCCGCGACCACCTGGGCTGCCCGGGTCCGGGCAGACCGGCGCCGGTGATGATGCAGCAGATCAAGGGTCTGAACGGTTGCCGTTCGAATGCGTATCCGTATGACGAAGACGGGATCTACATCACCGGCCCGGTCGTGTCATGA
- the kynU gene encoding kynureninase: MSELLANRALELDKADGLAAHREKFALDADTVYLDGNSLGALPAHVPARMADVITREWGELRIRSWDESGWWTAPERIGDRIAPIVGAAPGQIVVGDSTSVNVFKAVVAAARLSGDDRDEILVDATTFPTDGYIAQSAARMTGHALVPCDPADMAAAVSGRTAAALVNHVDYRTGRLQDLPGLTAALHAAGALAVWDLCHSAGALPVGLDAHGVDLAVGCTYKYLNGGPGSPAYLYVAERHQAGFDSPLPGWNSHADPFGMTPGYEAADGALRGRVGTPDILSTLALESALDVWDGVRIEDVRAKSLALTDFFLECVEAYVPEGRVVSVTPGAHGERGSQVALRCAEAPAVMAELVRRGVVGDLRRPDILRFGFTPLYVGFADARRAARVLGEVLADIPAESLAQLPSA, from the coding sequence ATGTCTGAGCTCCTCGCGAACCGGGCCCTGGAGCTCGACAAGGCCGACGGACTCGCCGCGCACCGCGAGAAGTTCGCCCTCGACGCCGACACCGTCTACCTCGACGGCAACTCGCTCGGCGCGCTGCCCGCCCACGTCCCCGCCCGGATGGCCGACGTCATCACCCGCGAGTGGGGCGAGCTGCGCATCCGTTCCTGGGACGAGTCCGGCTGGTGGACCGCGCCCGAGCGGATCGGCGACCGGATCGCGCCGATCGTCGGCGCCGCCCCCGGGCAGATCGTGGTCGGCGACTCGACGAGCGTCAACGTCTTCAAGGCCGTCGTCGCCGCCGCGCGCCTGAGCGGGGACGACCGGGACGAGATCCTCGTCGACGCGACGACCTTTCCCACGGACGGGTACATCGCGCAGTCGGCGGCCCGGATGACGGGGCACGCCCTCGTGCCGTGCGACCCGGCCGACATGGCGGCCGCGGTGAGCGGCCGCACGGCCGCCGCGCTCGTCAACCACGTCGACTACCGCACCGGCCGGCTCCAGGACCTGCCCGGGCTCACCGCCGCGCTCCACGCGGCGGGCGCGCTGGCCGTCTGGGACCTGTGCCACAGCGCGGGCGCGCTGCCCGTCGGCCTGGACGCCCACGGGGTCGACCTGGCCGTCGGCTGCACCTACAAGTACCTGAACGGCGGCCCCGGTTCGCCCGCGTACCTGTACGTCGCCGAGCGCCACCAGGCCGGCTTCGACTCGCCGCTGCCCGGCTGGAACTCGCACGCCGACCCGTTCGGGATGACCCCCGGCTACGAGGCCGCCGACGGCGCGCTCCGGGGCCGGGTCGGCACCCCCGACATCCTGTCGACGCTCGCCCTGGAGTCGGCGCTCGACGTCTGGGACGGGGTCCGGATCGAGGACGTGCGGGCCAAGTCCCTCGCCCTCACCGACTTCTTCCTGGAGTGCGTCGAGGCGTACGTCCCCGAGGGCCGCGTCGTCTCCGTGACGCCCGGGGCCCACGGGGAGCGGGGCAGCCAGGTCGCGCTGCGCTGCGCCGAGGCGCCGGCGGTGATGGCGGAGCTCGTCCGGCGCGGAGTCGTCGGCGACCTGCGCCGTCCGGACATCCTGCGCTTCGGCTTCACCCCGCTGTACGTCGGCTTCGCGGACGCACGGCGGGCGGCGCGGGTGCTCGGGGAGGTCCTCGCGGACATCCCCGCGGAGAGCCTCGCGCAGCTGCCTTCGGCATAG
- a CDS encoding response regulator transcription factor translates to MTIRVLIVDDQMMVREGFSVLLGAMPDIEVVGEAVNGREAVAQVAALHPDVVLMDIRMPELNGIDATREIVAADADAKVLVLTTFDLDEYVYQALRAGASGFLLKDASARQLADGVRVVAAGEALLAPTVTKRLITEFARSAVSPRPPAMAQIGELTERETEVLVLIAQGLSNVEIADHLVVAESTIKTHVSRILVKLGLRDRTQAAVFAYEARLVQVGG, encoded by the coding sequence ATGACGATCCGGGTCCTGATCGTCGACGACCAGATGATGGTCCGCGAGGGTTTCTCCGTGCTGCTCGGCGCCATGCCGGACATCGAGGTCGTCGGCGAGGCCGTCAACGGGCGCGAGGCCGTCGCACAGGTCGCCGCGCTCCACCCCGACGTCGTCCTCATGGACATCCGCATGCCGGAGCTGAACGGCATCGACGCCACCCGGGAGATCGTCGCCGCCGACGCCGACGCGAAGGTGCTCGTCCTCACCACCTTCGACCTCGACGAGTACGTGTACCAGGCGCTGCGCGCCGGGGCCTCCGGCTTCCTGCTCAAGGACGCCTCGGCCCGGCAGCTCGCCGACGGCGTCCGGGTGGTCGCGGCCGGCGAGGCGCTGCTCGCGCCGACCGTCACCAAGCGCCTGATCACCGAGTTCGCCCGCTCCGCGGTCTCCCCGCGCCCGCCCGCCATGGCGCAGATCGGCGAGCTGACCGAGCGCGAGACGGAGGTCCTCGTGCTGATCGCGCAGGGCCTGTCGAACGTCGAGATCGCCGACCACCTGGTGGTCGCCGAGTCCACGATCAAGACGCACGTCAGCCGGATCCTGGTGAAGCTGGGCCTGCGCGACCGGACCCAGGCGGCGGTCTTCGCCTACGAGGCACGGCTGGTGCAGGTCGGCGGCTAG
- a CDS encoding ABC transporter permease encodes MSTAALTGTGSLTRLALRRDRLTLPVWALVTGGMVASGAGSLESLYGTAAQRAELAASMNANSSMRSLYGPVFDDSLGALVAWRFGTFAAVLAAVMSLIIVVRHTREEEETGRQEMLSAAAVGRRAPLTAALLAALAANAAVALIVTVGLAGQGAAGALALGLAIGGTGMVFATLAAIVAQLTESARLAKGLTAGLLGLAFVLRAAGDSGTADGGSALTWISPVGWAEQVRAFAGARWWVLLLTAAAIGVQTCAAYALTARRDVGMSFLPSRPGPATGRLATAGALAWRLQRGTLLGWSLGFLLGGLVFGGMAEGAAELVGDNERAREIFERMGGQSALTDAFLATMGGLFGMVAALFAVGSVLRLHAEETSQRAEPLLAAPVGRLRWAAGHLMVAFAGSALILLLSGVGLALSYGHDLGPVVGASLAQLPAVWTLAGLAVLLWGAAPKAAVGAWGVAGVCLALGWIGPALGLPQAVLDLSPFAHLPKLPGHEVAWTPLLALTALAAALVAGGLAGLRRRDMTS; translated from the coding sequence ATGAGTACGGCCGCCCTCACCGGCACCGGGTCCCTCACCCGGCTCGCCCTGCGCCGCGACCGGCTCACGCTGCCGGTCTGGGCCCTGGTCACCGGCGGCATGGTCGCCAGCGGCGCCGGCTCCCTCGAAAGCCTCTACGGCACCGCCGCGCAACGCGCCGAGCTCGCCGCCTCCATGAACGCCAACAGCTCGATGCGGTCGCTGTACGGGCCGGTCTTCGACGACTCCCTCGGCGCTCTCGTCGCCTGGCGGTTCGGCACCTTCGCCGCCGTGCTCGCCGCCGTGATGAGCCTGATCATCGTCGTACGGCACACCCGCGAGGAGGAGGAGACGGGCCGTCAGGAGATGCTGTCGGCCGCCGCGGTGGGCCGCCGGGCCCCGCTGACCGCCGCCCTGCTCGCCGCGCTCGCCGCCAACGCCGCCGTCGCCCTGATCGTCACCGTCGGGCTCGCCGGACAGGGCGCCGCCGGGGCGCTCGCCCTCGGCCTCGCGATCGGCGGGACCGGCATGGTCTTCGCGACCCTCGCCGCGATCGTCGCCCAGCTCACCGAGAGCGCCCGGCTCGCCAAGGGCCTGACGGCCGGCCTCCTCGGCCTCGCCTTCGTGCTCCGCGCGGCCGGCGACTCGGGGACGGCGGACGGCGGGTCGGCGCTCACCTGGATCTCCCCCGTCGGCTGGGCCGAACAGGTCCGCGCCTTCGCCGGCGCACGCTGGTGGGTGCTGCTCCTGACCGCCGCGGCGATCGGCGTCCAGACCTGCGCCGCGTACGCGCTGACCGCCCGCCGGGACGTCGGCATGAGCTTCCTGCCCAGCCGTCCCGGCCCCGCCACCGGGCGGCTCGCGACGGCCGGTGCCCTCGCCTGGCGGCTCCAGCGCGGCACGCTGCTCGGCTGGTCGCTCGGCTTCCTGCTCGGCGGCCTGGTCTTCGGCGGCATGGCCGAGGGCGCGGCCGAACTCGTCGGCGACAACGAGCGGGCCCGGGAGATCTTCGAGCGGATGGGCGGACAGAGCGCCCTCACCGACGCCTTCCTCGCCACCATGGGCGGCCTGTTCGGCATGGTCGCCGCCCTGTTCGCGGTCGGTTCGGTGCTGCGGCTGCACGCCGAGGAGACCTCGCAGCGCGCCGAACCGCTGCTCGCCGCCCCCGTCGGCCGACTGCGCTGGGCGGCCGGGCACCTGATGGTCGCGTTCGCCGGGTCGGCGCTGATCCTGCTGCTCAGCGGGGTGGGCCTGGCCCTCTCGTACGGGCACGATCTCGGCCCGGTCGTGGGCGCCTCGCTCGCCCAGCTGCCCGCCGTCTGGACGCTGGCCGGTCTCGCGGTGCTGCTCTGGGGCGCCGCCCCGAAGGCCGCCGTCGGCGCCTGGGGCGTGGCCGGGGTGTGCCTGGCGCTCGGCTGGATCGGCCCGGCGCTCGGTCTGCCGCAGGCCGTCCTGGACCTCTCGCCCTTCGCCCACCTGCCGAAGCTGCCCGGCCACGAGGTCGCCTGGACCCCGCTGCTGGCCCTCACGGCGCTCGCGGCGGCCCTGGTGGCGGGCGGTCTCGCGGGGCTGCGGCGCCGGGACATGACGAGCTGA
- a CDS encoding MFS transporter translates to MDIRLASGTGRWIVFTTVLGSGMALLDSTVVNVALPHIGEDLGADIADLQWTVNAYMLTLAGLILLGGSLGDRYGRRRVFVIGVVWFAVASLLCGLAPNAGVLVAARALQGVGGALLTPGSLALIQASFHEDDRAKAVGLWSGFGGVGAAVGPFVGGWLVDGPGWRWVFFLNVPLALICVPVALRHVPESRDETARGRFDVLGAVLGASALALVTYALIAQTWWAGVAGAVLGAAFVVVERRRGEDAMAPPSVFRSRLFTAVNLVTLCVYGAFGGFFFLAALQLQVVSGYSALAAGTAMLPTTVLMLLGSAKSGELGERTGPRLPLTVGPLLCAAGMLLMLRVGEDASYVTDVLPAMLVLGLGMTTLVAPLTATVLASVPVTRAGLASGINNAAARAAGLLAVAALPALTGMGPEAYRSAEEFGDTFRKAMPLCAGLLVAGALLAWAIVRPPPPLTCHPECRYHCGVTSPPLDPGAERAA, encoded by the coding sequence ATGGACATCCGGCTCGCCTCGGGTACGGGGCGCTGGATCGTGTTCACCACGGTCCTCGGCTCGGGGATGGCGCTGCTCGACTCGACCGTCGTCAACGTCGCCCTGCCCCACATCGGCGAGGACCTCGGCGCCGACATCGCCGACCTGCAGTGGACCGTCAACGCCTACATGCTGACCCTGGCCGGGCTGATCCTGCTCGGCGGCTCGCTCGGCGACCGGTACGGGCGGCGGCGGGTCTTCGTGATCGGCGTGGTCTGGTTCGCGGTGGCCTCGCTGCTGTGCGGGCTCGCCCCGAACGCGGGCGTCCTGGTCGCCGCGCGGGCCCTCCAGGGCGTCGGCGGTGCGCTGCTCACCCCCGGCTCGCTGGCGCTGATCCAGGCCAGTTTCCACGAGGACGACCGGGCCAAGGCGGTCGGCCTGTGGTCCGGCTTCGGCGGCGTGGGCGCGGCCGTCGGGCCCTTCGTGGGCGGCTGGCTGGTGGACGGGCCGGGCTGGCGCTGGGTCTTCTTCCTGAACGTGCCGCTCGCGCTGATCTGCGTGCCGGTGGCGCTGCGGCACGTCCCCGAGTCCCGCGACGAGACGGCCCGCGGGCGCTTCGACGTGCTCGGCGCGGTCCTGGGCGCCTCGGCGCTCGCGCTCGTGACGTACGCGCTGATCGCGCAGACCTGGTGGGCGGGTGTGGCCGGGGCGGTCCTCGGCGCCGCCTTCGTGGTGGTGGAGCGGCGGCGCGGCGAGGACGCGATGGCGCCGCCCTCGGTGTTCCGGTCCCGGCTCTTCACGGCGGTCAACCTGGTGACGCTGTGCGTGTACGGCGCGTTCGGCGGCTTCTTCTTCCTGGCCGCGCTCCAGCTCCAGGTGGTGTCCGGCTACTCGGCGCTCGCCGCCGGGACGGCCATGCTGCCGACGACGGTCCTGATGCTGCTGGGCTCGGCGAAGTCGGGCGAGCTCGGCGAGCGCACCGGGCCCCGGCTCCCGCTCACCGTGGGGCCGCTGCTGTGCGCGGCCGGGATGCTGCTGATGCTACGGGTCGGGGAGGACGCCTCGTACGTGACGGACGTGCTGCCCGCGATGCTCGTGCTGGGCCTGGGCATGACGACCCTGGTCGCCCCCCTGACGGCGACGGTGCTGGCCTCGGTGCCGGTCACCCGGGCGGGTCTGGCGAGCGGCATCAACAACGCGGCGGCTCGGGCCGCGGGCCTGCTCGCGGTGGCGGCGCTGCCCGCGCTGACGGGGATGGGCCCGGAGGCGTACCGCTCGGCGGAGGAGTTCGGCGACACCTTCCGCAAGGCGATGCCGCTGTGCGCGGGCCTCCTGGTCGCGGGCGCCCTCCTGGCCTGGGCGATCGTCCGTCCGCCGCCCCCGCTGACCTGCCACCCGGAGTGCCGCTACCACTGCGGGGTGACGTCGCCGCCGCTGGATCCGGGGGCGGAGCGGGCGGCCTGA
- a CDS encoding alpha/beta hydrolase family protein produces MPDPAARDAAEEASALSHPAVAPDASAAYGAHPDQVVDFYAPRDGSPSAPLVVALHGGAWRGPYDRQHLTPFVDFLARHGFAVANVEYRRGGDIPRQGGTAPVAGRWPETFDDVAAALDALPDLAARALPAADPRRIVLTGHSAGGHLALWAAARHVLPAGSPWRLPAPPALRGVVALAPIAHFARAVELDVCGGAVTQLLGGAAQSDARAAFADPSLLLPTGIATTVVQGREDTVVPPAVAEAYVDAAAKAGETVGFTLLEDAGHFPLIDPAADACAVVAEEIAQLAW; encoded by the coding sequence ATGCCGGACCCCGCCGCGCGCGACGCCGCCGAGGAGGCCTCGGCCCTCTCGCACCCGGCCGTCGCCCCGGACGCCTCCGCCGCGTACGGTGCCCACCCCGACCAGGTCGTCGACTTCTACGCCCCGCGCGACGGGAGCCCGAGCGCGCCGCTCGTGGTCGCCCTGCACGGCGGCGCCTGGCGCGGCCCGTACGACCGGCAGCACCTCACCCCCTTCGTGGACTTCCTGGCCCGGCACGGCTTCGCCGTGGCGAACGTCGAGTACCGGCGCGGCGGCGACATCCCCCGGCAGGGCGGCACGGCACCGGTCGCCGGACGCTGGCCCGAGACCTTCGACGACGTGGCCGCCGCCCTCGACGCCCTCCCCGACCTGGCGGCGCGGGCGCTCCCGGCGGCCGATCCGCGCCGGATCGTCCTGACCGGCCACTCCGCCGGCGGCCACCTGGCCCTGTGGGCCGCCGCCCGCCACGTCCTGCCCGCTGGCTCCCCCTGGCGCCTGCCCGCCCCGCCCGCGCTGCGCGGGGTGGTCGCCCTCGCCCCGATCGCGCACTTCGCGCGGGCCGTCGAGCTCGACGTGTGCGGCGGGGCGGTGACCCAACTCCTGGGCGGAGCCGCCCAGTCGGACGCCCGCGCGGCCTTCGCCGACCCGTCGCTCCTCCTCCCGACCGGCATCGCCACGACCGTCGTGCAGGGCCGCGAGGACACCGTCGTCCCGCCCGCCGTCGCCGAGGCCTACGTCGACGCGGCGGCCAAGGCGGGCGAGACGGTCGGCTTCACCCTCCTGGAGGACGCCGGCCACTTCCCCCTCATCGACCCGGCGGCGGACGCGTGCGCGGTGGTCGCGGAGGAGATCGCCCAGCTGGCCTGGTAG
- a CDS encoding cytochrome P450, with amino-acid sequence MDAAFDPWSPEFVADPYPAYAELRAAGRAHWYAPTRQWLIPHYADVSALLRDRRLGRTYTHRFSHEEFGREAPDAAHEPFHTLNDHGLLDLEGADHTRIRRLVSKAFTPRTVADLAPTVRRLAGELVGELVANGGGDLLATVAEPLPVAVIAEMLGIPEGDEERGRLRPWSADICGMFELNPSAETARRAVHASIEFSDYLRELIARRRKDPGDDLISALIGVAELSEQEMISTCVLLLNAGHEATVNTTVNGFRTLLSHGVRPELGTGPEPDPEKLSTAVDELLRYDTPLQMFERWVLDDIEIGGRVIPRGSEVALLFGSANRDPARFGPTADRLDLTRADNPHLTFGAGIHYCLGAPLARLELTAVFGELLRRAPGLRLAAEPVWKPGYVIRGFEELLVEV; translated from the coding sequence ATGGACGCTGCCTTCGACCCCTGGTCCCCGGAGTTCGTCGCCGATCCCTACCCCGCGTACGCGGAGCTGCGCGCCGCCGGCCGTGCCCACTGGTACGCGCCGACCCGCCAGTGGCTGATCCCGCACTACGCGGACGTCTCCGCGCTGCTGCGGGACCGCCGCCTCGGGCGTACGTACACGCACCGCTTCAGCCACGAGGAGTTCGGGCGCGAGGCCCCCGACGCCGCCCACGAGCCCTTCCACACGCTCAACGACCACGGGCTGCTCGACCTGGAGGGCGCCGACCACACCCGGATCCGGCGGCTCGTCTCCAAGGCGTTCACCCCCCGGACCGTGGCGGACCTGGCGCCGACGGTGCGGCGGCTCGCCGGGGAGCTGGTGGGGGAGCTGGTCGCGAACGGCGGCGGCGACCTGCTCGCGACCGTCGCCGAACCGCTCCCCGTGGCGGTGATCGCCGAGATGCTCGGCATCCCGGAGGGCGACGAGGAACGGGGGCGGCTGCGCCCCTGGTCCGCGGACATCTGCGGCATGTTCGAGCTGAACCCCTCGGCGGAGACGGCCCGCCGCGCGGTCCACGCCTCGATCGAGTTCTCCGACTACCTGCGGGAGTTGATCGCCCGCCGCCGCAAGGATCCGGGGGACGACCTGATCTCGGCACTGATCGGCGTGGCGGAGCTGTCCGAGCAGGAGATGATCTCCACTTGCGTGCTGCTCCTGAACGCCGGTCACGAGGCCACCGTGAACACCACGGTCAACGGCTTCCGGACGCTGCTCTCGCACGGCGTCCGGCCGGAGCTCGGCACCGGCCCGGAGCCCGATCCCGAAAAGTTGTCCACAGCTGTGGACGAACTTCTGCGCTACGACACCCCGCTCCAGATGTTCGAGCGCTGGGTCCTCGACGACATCGAGATCGGCGGCCGGGTCATCCCGCGCGGCTCCGAGGTCGCCCTGCTCTTCGGCTCCGCCAACCGCGACCCCGCCCGCTTCGGCCCGACCGCCGACCGGCTCGACCTCACCCGCGCCGACAACCCGCACCTCACCTTCGGCGCCGGCATCCACTACTGCCTCGGCGCCCCGCTCGCCCGCCTGGAGCTGACCGCCGTCTTCGGCGAACTGCTCCGCCGGGCACCGGGCCTCCGGCTCGCCGCGGAGCCGGTGTGGAAGCCGGGGTACGTCATCCGGGGCTTCGAGGAGCTGCTCGTCGAGGTGTGA
- a CDS encoding tryptophan 2,3-dioxygenase produces MSTFQGSPDASGAGSVTDDPNLDFAGTTPYEDYVQADVLTHLQHLRSDDPGEMVFLVTTQVMELWFTVIVHEWETASRALRQDDLAVARDALKRSVRELEALNHSWRPLAQLTPAQFNAYRGALGEGSGFQSAMYRRMEFLLGEKSASMLVPHRGAPRVHAELEKALQEPSLYDEALRLLARRGLPVPAEVLDRDLAQRYEPHPEVERVWAGIYADPDQNTELVRLGEALSDVAELVWRWRNDHLVATRRAMGAKTGTGGSAGVAWLEKRAQKNVFPELWTARSHV; encoded by the coding sequence ATGTCGACCTTCCAAGGTTCTCCCGATGCCTCCGGAGCCGGTTCGGTCACTGACGACCCGAACCTCGACTTCGCGGGCACCACGCCGTACGAGGACTACGTCCAGGCGGACGTCCTCACCCACCTCCAGCACCTGCGCTCCGACGACCCGGGCGAGATGGTCTTCCTGGTCACCACCCAGGTCATGGAGCTGTGGTTCACGGTGATCGTCCACGAGTGGGAGACCGCGAGCCGCGCCCTCCGCCAGGACGACCTGGCCGTCGCCCGGGACGCGCTCAAGCGCTCCGTGCGCGAGCTGGAGGCCCTCAACCACTCCTGGCGGCCGCTCGCCCAGCTCACCCCCGCCCAGTTCAACGCCTACCGCGGCGCCCTCGGCGAGGGCTCCGGCTTCCAGTCGGCGATGTACCGCCGGATGGAGTTCCTGCTCGGCGAGAAGTCGGCGTCCATGCTGGTGCCGCACCGGGGCGCCCCCCGGGTCCACGCCGAGCTGGAGAAGGCGCTCCAGGAGCCGAGCCTGTACGACGAGGCGCTGCGGCTGCTCGCCCGGCGCGGCCTGCCCGTCCCGGCCGAGGTCCTCGACCGCGACCTGGCGCAGCGCTACGAGCCGCACCCCGAGGTCGAGCGGGTCTGGGCCGGCATCTACGCCGACCCCGACCAGAACACCGAACTCGTCCGGCTCGGCGAGGCGTTGAGCGACGTCGCCGAGCTGGTGTGGCGCTGGCGCAACGACCACCTGGTGGCGACCCGCCGCGCGATGGGCGCCAAGACCGGCACCGGCGGCTCGGCCGGCGTGGCCTGGCTGGAGAAGCGCGCGCAGAAGAACGTGTTCCCCGAGCTGTGGACGGCGCGCAGCCATGTCTGA
- a CDS encoding DUF3151 domain-containing protein — MAIHENLLGGPAPTHLPDDPEPRELLAGGTAPADVAAKYPTSSLAWAQLADDAYERGNVVESYAYARTGYHRGLDALRRNGWKGHGPVPWEHEPNRGFLRALHALARAAGDIGEKDEYERCSTFLRDSSQTAADTLG; from the coding sequence ATGGCCATCCACGAGAACCTCCTGGGGGGACCGGCCCCCACCCACCTGCCCGACGACCCGGAGCCGCGCGAGCTGCTGGCTGGCGGGACCGCGCCGGCGGACGTCGCCGCGAAGTACCCGACCTCCTCGCTCGCCTGGGCGCAGCTCGCCGACGACGCGTACGAGCGCGGCAACGTCGTCGAGTCGTACGCCTACGCCCGTACCGGCTACCACCGCGGGCTCGACGCCCTGCGCCGCAACGGCTGGAAGGGCCACGGCCCGGTGCCGTGGGAGCACGAGCCGAACCGTGGCTTCCTGCGCGCCCTGCACGCCCTGGCCCGCGCGGCCGGCGACATCGGCGAGAAGGACGAGTACGAGCGCTGCTCCACCTTCCTGCGGGACTCCTCGCAGACGGCGGCCGACACCCTGGGCTGA